One window from the genome of Pseudoliparis swirei isolate HS2019 ecotype Mariana Trench chromosome 24, NWPU_hadal_v1, whole genome shotgun sequence encodes:
- the LOC130189797 gene encoding chymotrypsin-like elastase family member 2A — translation MCLGKHHMNSSMDVPSEQRCYKVDGIVRHKGFVYEQDRTDIANDIALVHLAEPVNMTREISPVCLPTAGAVKPAGTLCFVTGWGDEKGNLFPKVSKWLNQAALPIVDFQTCSKPAYWWDTLRPSMICAGYESPDELKSACQGDSGGPFACPVAGPNTTWEVHGVVSFGAQGCIKDKKPSVFTRVSAFNDWINDNMKKFIYESGKTK, via the exons ATGTGTTTGGGGAAGCACCACATGAACTCCTCCATGGACGTTCCCTCAGAACAGCGATGCTATAAGGTGGATGGTATCGTCCGCCACAAGGGGTTCGTCTACGAGCAAGATCGCACCGACATCGCCAATGACATAGCCCTGGTGCATTTGGCCGAGCCTGTCAACATGACGAGGGAGATCAGCCCCGTCTGTCTGCCCACAGCTGGGGCCGTGAAGCCTGCTGGGACGCTCTGCTTTGTCACCGGCTGGGGAGACGAGAAAG GTAACCTGTTCCCCAAAGTGTCAAAGTGGCTAAACCAGGCAGCCCTTCCTATTGTTGACTTCCAGACCTGCAGTAAGCCTGCTTACTGGTGGGACACCCTCCGACCCTCGATGATCTGTGCTGGTTATGAGTCCCCAGATGAGCTCAAGTCAGCCTGCCAG GGTGACTCCGGAGGTCCTTTTGCTTGTCCGGTGGCTGGACCCAACACAACCTGGGAGGTGCATGGTGTCGTCAGCTTTGGAGCTCAGGGCTGCATCAAAGACAAGAAACCCTCAGTGTTCACCCGCGTGTCTGCCTTCAATGATTGGATCAACGACAACATGAAGAAGTTTATATATGAAAGTGGCAAAACCAAATAA
- the zgc:154142 gene encoding cubilin, which yields MDVEKGRRRSGGMSTLEKCLIFLFVAMTGACIALMAVYFTEKADASPHVEGQESGCGGLQELTGESGTFTSFNYPNSYDNGKSCTWHIIVDPDKVIHLWFEEFALEATQLCTSDFITLRDSLGTIGKYCGYTKPKPLVSLTNHLWVYFDTNDRKTDQGFKAHYKTVDPKLTPEIAGAGGFLQGDQGALMTPSFPQQNYQSGALYQWRITVPEGERVRLTFTSFDLVPEVCGDFVQVYDGHKAGSSLIGTFCGGTMPKPVESSGNTMVVRFKSDSDLTSKGFSAIYTKSSLPPVVTTTPKPTTTPTPTTTPKPTTSSGGGPVILHGRKGVIQSLGFPNPYPAHMNSSWRISVPRGFLVTLQITEMAISGTTGQCKEDKLVISDKYSTLGTHCGYILPPVVVSSSETISVTFQSDSRLTDRGFSARWEAVYAEDIAEIQGCGMSSKEETGVIKSQNWPMNYKANAACMWNIALPIGKKCTLTFTHFDLEAKDFLSQKCYDKVLIYEINGVTNALLQTHGPFCGTKLPSNIQTKGSRLVIRFHTDLFTESKGFRAYWTTNPLLPPPTEPPTPPNPWDKITIDWASNCGKPAIPPTVVSRIVNGEPATPHSWPWQASMQVWPASRPEPTFFHTCGGTLIHKNWVLTAAHCFMRYADELQRWRMCLGKHNLTYTEPSEQCFNVSGIYRHESFKYPTVPTVEFDIALVRLDGDVEPSAEISFACLPSAEEVLPDKKKCYATGWGDETGNSLNASVAEGLNQVALPVVPYDTCKRMDYWWFQVKTSMICCGYTLPDELKSVCQGDSGGPLVCQDTPDGSWEVHGITSFGPIGCVMNKKPSVFTRSSAYLPWIENVIRRDIYNEHTSGCGGPKSLTGAGGTVSSMGYHGSYDNKARCQWDIKVSLGKLVYFHFHNFSLEESQLCINDKVSLRDRIGSLGTHCSHVPPKDLVSDGDTLHISFSSNDKVVDMGFTATWKAVDPKEAPCGGSFDGAQGEITTPNWPGDYQAQSVCTWRISIPSAESVHVAFTHFELQTVNMLGNCVDYVEIFHGESMTSLGRFCGFAPPPVITIKSNTVVIRFLSNSDNQQKGFRGYWTTNASVIPTLPPLPANPWDNITINWPADCGNPAVTPSTATPRVVNGEQAIPHSWPWQVSMQVCASLTVTVESFYFVLMRIYLSQASPFFPIPYMHGCGGSLIHEDWILTAAHCFML from the exons ATGGATGTGGAGAAGGGTCGTCGTCGATCCGGGGGTATGAGCACCCTAGAAAAGTGTCTGATATTTCTCTTCGTGGCCATGACCGGCGCCTGCATCGCCCTCATGGCCGTCTACTTCACTGAGAAAGCTGACGCTTCTCCTCATGTAGAAG GGCAGGAATCAGGGTGTGGTGGTCTTCAGGAGCTGACTGGAGAGTCGGGCACCTTCACCAGCTTTAATTACCCCAATAGCTACGACAATGGAAAGAGCTGCACCTGGCACATCATTGTGGACCCTGACAAG GTGATCCATCTGTGGTTTGAGGAGTTTGCTTTGGAGGCAACCCAGCTCTGCACATCAGACTTCATCACGCTGAGAGACTCTCTGGGAACCATCG GTAAATACTGTGGCTACACCAAACCAAAGCCGCTGGTGTCACTTACAAACCATCTGTGGGTGTACTTTGACACCAATGACAGAAAAACAGACCAAGGTTTCAAGGCTCATTACAAAACTGTGGATCCAAAGCTCACACCAG AAATAGCCGGGGCTGGTGGCTTTCTCCAAGGTGACCAGGGGGCTCTGATGACCCCCAGCTTCCCTCAGCAAAACTACCAGAGTGGAGCACtataccag TGGAGAATCACGGTGCCTGAAGGCGAGAGGGTTCGACTCACATTTACTTCCTTTGACCTGGTGCCGGAGGTCTGCGGAGACTTTGTTCAGGTCTACGATGGCCACAAGGCCGGCTCCTCTTTAATCG GTACATTCTGTGGGGGAACGATGCCAAAGCCGGTGGAGTCCAGTGGCAACACCATGGTGGTCCGCTTCAAATCAGACAGCGATTTGACTTCTAAAGGATTCAGTGCAATTTACACCAAGTCTAGCCTTCCACCTGTTGTTACTACCACACCCAAACCCACCACCACACCAACACCGACCACCACACCAAAACCGACCACATCTTCTG GTGGTGGTCCAGTTATCCTTCATGGACGTAAAGGAGTGATCCAGTCCTTGGGTTTCCCAAATCCCTATCCTGCTCATATGAACAGCTCCTGGAGAATATCTGTGCCCAGAGGGTTCCTGGTTACACTGCAGATCACTGAAATGGCCATCTCAGGAACGACTGGACAATGCAAGGAGGACAAACTGGTCATTTCAGATAAATACAGCACATTAG GCACACACTGTGGCTACATCCTCCCCCCTGTGGTGGTCAGTTCCAGTGAAACAATCTCTGTCACCTTCCAGTCCGACAGTCGCCTCACAGACCGAGGATTCTCTGCCAGGTGGGAAGCTGTGTATGCTGAGGATATCGCAG aAATCCAGGGTTGTGGCATGTCTTCCAAAGAGGAAACAGGAGTTATTAAGTCCCAGAACTGGCCTATGAACTACAAAGCTAACGCCGCGTGCATGTGGAACATTGCTTTGCCTATTGGGAAAAAATGCACACTGACATTCACCCACTTTGACCTCGAAGCCAAAGATTTCCTGTCGCAGAAATGCTATGATAAAGTATTGATTTACGAGATCAACGGTGTGACTAATGCGCTGCTTCAAACGCATG GTCCATTTTGTGGGACGAAGCTTCCTAGTAACATCCAGACAAAAGGCAGCAGGCTGGTGATTCGTTTCCACACAGACTTGTTTACTGAGTCCAAAGGCTTCCGGGCCTACTGGACAACAAACCCCCTTTTGCCTCCCCCCACTGAGCCGCCTACTCCGCCTAACCCCTGGGACAAGATCACCATAG ACTGGGCGAGTAATTGTGGAAAACCAGCCATTCCTCCCACTGTTGTGTCACGTATTGTGAATGGAGAGCCAGCCACTCCTCATTCCTGGCCCTGGCAAGCGTCCATGCAG GTCTGGCCAGCCAGTCGTCCAGAGCCCACATTCTTCCATACGTGTGGTGGTACTCTTATTCATAAGAACTGGGTACttacagcagcccactgcttcATGAG ATACGCTGATGAGCTGCAGCGTTGGCGCATGTGCCTTGGCAAACACAACCTGACCTACACAGAGCCGAGTGAACAGTGCTTCAACGTGTCGGGGATCTATCGCCATGAGAGCTTCAAGTACCCCACAGTGCCCACGGTGGAGTTTGACATTGCCCTGGTCAGGTTGGACGGAGATGTGGAGCCCAGTGCTGAGATCTCATTCGCCTGCCTTCCATCAGCGGAGGAAGTCTTACCCGATAAAAAGAAGTGCTACGCTACCGGCTGGGGAGACGAGACTG GCAATTCATTGAATGCTAGTGTTGCTGAGGGCCTTAACCAGGTTGCCCTGCCCGTTGTGCCATATGACACCTGCAAGAGGATGGATTACTGGTGGTTCCAGGTCAAGACCTCCATGATCTGCTGTGGTTATACCCTGCCTGACGAGCTCAAGTCTGTCTGTCAG GGAGATTCAGGTGGGCCTCTGGTGTGTCAGGATACACCCGATGGTTCTTGGGAAGTTCATGGTATAACTAGCTTTGGTCCTATTGGATGTGTTATGAATAAGAAGCCCTCTGTGTTCACCCGCTCCTCTGCCTACCTCCCGTGGATCGAGAATGTCATCCGCAGAGACATCTACAATGAGCACA CATCTGGCTGTGGAGGGCCAAAGTCCCTGACTGGCGCAGGAGGCACCGTGTCCTCTATGGGTTACCATGGCAGCTATGACAACAAAGCCCGCTGCCAGTGGGACATCAAGGTGTCACTTGGCAAACTGGTCTACTTCCATTTCCACAATTTCTCCCTGGAGGAGAGTCAGTTGTGCATTAATGATAAAGtcagcctcagagacagaataGGAAGTCTAG GCACACACTGCAGCCATGTACCGCCTAAAGACCTGGTGAGTGATGGAGACACACTTCACATCAGCTTCTCATCCAACGACAAGGTGGTGGACATGGGTTTCACTGCCACCTGGAAGGCAGTGGACCCTAAAGAGG ctccgtgtgGAGGGAGCTTCGACGGCGCTCAGGGTGAAATCACCACTCCTAACTGGCCCGGGGACTACCAAGCCCAGTCTGTGTGCACGTGGCGTATCAGCATTCCTTCAGCAGAAAGTGTCCATGTAGCCTTCACCCACTTTGAGCTGCAAACCGTAAACATGTTAGGAAACTGTGTGGACTACGTGGAGATCTTCCACGGTGAAAGCATGACATCACTAG GTCGATTCTGTGGATTTGCCCCTCCACCTGTCATCACCATCAAGAGCAACACAGTCGTCATTCGTTTCCTTAGTAACAGCGATAATCAACAGAAAGGTTTTCGAGGTTACTGGACCACTAATGCCAGTGTTATCCCAACTTTACCTCCACTACCTGCAAACCCATGGGACAACATCACTATCA ACTGGCCGGCAGATTGTGGAAACCCAGCAGTGACCCCTTCCACAGCCACCCCGAGGGTGGTTAATGGGGAGCAGGCGATCCCCCATTCGTGGCCCTGGCAAGTCTCCATGCAGGTGTGTGCATCCTTAACAGTCACAGTggagagcttttattttgtactaATGCGCATTTATCTTTCCCAGGCGTCACCATTTTTCCCCATACCTTACATGCATGGCTGTGGAGGTTCTTTGATTCATGAAGATTGGATCCTAACTGCTGCTCACTGTTTCATGTTGTAA